Genomic window (Granulicella arctica):
TCAGGGCTTGACGGCTGGCGTATTCTGGATACAGAGGTGGCAAACTGATGGCAGATGCGGAGCGTGTGACGGCGCGGCAGCGGGCTATTTTGACTGCCATTGTCGAGAGCTATATCGATACGGGCGAGCCGGTCGGGTCGGGAACTGTGTCGCGTTTGCCGCAGACGGAGATCTCGGGCCTGAGTCCGGCTACGGTGCGGAACGAGATGGCGGCGCTGGCGGATGAGGGGTTGCTGGAGCAGCCGCATACGTCGGCGGGGCGGATTCCGACGGCGCGGGCGTTTCGGATGTATGTGGAGCAGATCAGCGGGGGCGCGGGGATTTACAAGCTTTCGGCTGGGTCGCGGTCTGAGATTGACTCGAACTTTGCGGGTCTGACGGGAACGCAGGCGGTGCTGGAGCGGACGTCGCATGTGCTGGCTACGCTTACAAGCGGCGTTGGGGTGGCGATTGCGGCGGTTTCGGGTGGGGATGTGCTGGAGCATGTGCATTTCTCCCGGCTGACGGAAGCGCGGGTGCTGGCGGTGGTGGTGACGAAGTCGGGCCTGGTGCGGGATCGTGTGCTGGCACTCGATCGGGATCTGACAGCGCGGGAT
Coding sequences:
- the hrcA gene encoding heat-inducible transcriptional repressor HrcA — its product is MADAERVTARQRAILTAIVESYIDTGEPVGSGTVSRLPQTEISGLSPATVRNEMAALADEGLLEQPHTSAGRIPTARAFRMYVEQISGGAGIYKLSAGSRSEIDSNFAGLTGTQAVLERTSHVLATLTSGVGVAIAAVSGGDVLEHVHFSRLTEARVLAVVVTKSGLVRDRVLALDRDLTARDLETAANFLNENFRGWNIEGVRREIARLVERERNEYQRLLTSVQHLWAHTVPESGATRQTIYVEGVANLVTSQEDRERLREVLMALEAKQRLVELLNAYIDTRQESVRVVFDLEEQAPELAGLVLIAAPARMAGENRGTVGVIGPKRMQYERTMSAVGYIAQVFDRMLEPQ